GGATACAAAAGACTTGCTCATGAGCTACTTCCTTCAAGTAGTCGAGCGGTGTATTTTCCGGTCGTTAACTTCCATATAATGGGATATTAAAGAGTACGGACACAACGCTGCTATTTTTCAACTATTCATTATCAAATTACGCAGCGGGAATCGTTGCAACGACAAAACTGTAACGACTCGTACCTGCGTATCTTCCATTTAGCTGCGGTAAACGCTGACTTGtctgcgtttttttttttcacttcctCGTTACGGAAACCAGGAAAAGTGATTCACAATACAGTTTCTAACTGTACTTCTCGCGATTCTTTCTTAGAAACAAGCAATTGcttcttttcaatttcctaaatctataataaaacaGTCCATTCCTTGAATAGAAATTAACTTTAAAACTTTAGGCGCATACATTGTACGtatcgtatgtatgtattttgatttgaaaagaaacgcgGCAAACGCCTTTGAAAAGACGTTAGGTTTTCAACACCTTAACTAACTTAATTCCAGCGAGTTGCAAATCTGCTGCATCTCCAACATCTGAATATCAATCTTTTACAATGACTTGTTctccaatttattaaaattacatctcTCCCGTTGCACCGACCTTCTTTAAAGGTTCCCGCGGCAGGTTGAACCCGCATCACGTATCTTCCCTCTTCCTTCCACCCCCtgttccctttctctttctatcggACGGGAAGAGCGGGAACGCTTAAAACGCGCGAATCACGCGAGCGCCTCACGATTTGCGAAACATCACGTGAAAATCACCGATCCGATCTCCGTGCGCGCGGTGCACCGTGGGGGTAACGATTAAATCGACAGGATATACTTTATTAGCTATTCCGTTATTACAGGCTGTAGTTGGCGGGGAAATAGTCACTATGGATCGATGAACTCCATTGTAACAACGCACCTTCGAATTGCATCGGAAACGCTTCTGTATTGCGTCCACCGTATAACCTATCATCGTGTGTTTAGGGTAAATCAGTGGATCGGAAGTTACGTTTCTATGTTTCTCGCCTGTCAGTATAACACTGTGCAAGAGATACAGCAAGATCCTAAAATCATTCGAGTACAAGTAGCGTAAAATGgtcgtttaaatttcaataaattaactaTTCATACGTTAATTGTACGCGGTCAGGATTAAGGGGTACGGCGATGGAGAAGATTTTGTTAGCTAGATGTTGAGTAAATAATCGaagatgataattttataaatgtttcgtATTTATGATGATGGAAAAGATTTAATTTGAGTTACGTTACGTTTGAATAAGATAGACTTTTCCAAGAGTGGAGGATTTGTAGAGATAGTGGACGTAATAGTAGTATGATTTAATACCTgatgtgtcttttttttctttgacatATAGGTCACTGTGGGGGTAATATTGATCTAGATATAACTATCTTTTCTGAGAAGTACGTATATGCTTATGGGAACTATGTTTGGTTAATCAATAGAGCCATTCTTTTGAGAAATTGAATCTAGAAGAATTTGACGATATTTTGCCTTGTTTCAATAGTACATCAGTTTAAAGAAACGCCTGcgattatagtatataattgcACATAGGTATATGCAAAAttgcattttcaaataattaaatcaaaaATATAGGAATGTATCAATGGgaagaatatttgttaaagatctttcctttttaatcaaattcgtCCAACAACCCCATTCTCGTCAAACATAAAATGAACGGTGCCTTTctcaaagaaacaagaagaaaattgcTGTCGTTCTAAAGTTCTTCTCCATTGCTAAACTACACGTTCGTGTTTCTAGTTACACTCCAATTATTCGATTGTAAGAAGCAAGCAATCCCTCCATCCAAGCGCTAGATATAGTTTCTCGAGTAGTTCTCTTCAATACCGTTATATCGATGAactctttttgaataaagttcacatttataaagcaaacacaataaaatacgacaggacaattgtaatcgataaataacattttattaggatattataagAAGCTAAGATATCGAGTTCTAATTGTGAATATCAAGCGCTCGTCGTTCGAGGAGATtaccaatattttcttccttaacaatattaattacgAAGTTTCGATACCGTTTATGACATTAAGATCTCTTGATAAAGTTGTATCGTTAAAATCTTACTGTTCCTAGGgaaaatatatagttaatatatatagttaaatatatatagttaaaaccggaatatatatagttaaaacttcCAGAGGAGCATCTCGCAGACAAATTATTGATTGTTAGTGTCGATTGACTGTAATCGATATTTGGTGCGTGAAGTTGTATGTTTCGTGAACCTGCGTTGATGCAGGGATTCTGTTGCAAATCATAAACTAAAGAGCCACTGGTCAAGGTGAAAGAGGTTCAATAAATCCAGTGTTAGTGTAATTTGACACTTTATGTGCACCGGGTGTATGCAAACAGAGTTTGATGTTCTGAACACCACGGTTGTAAGATTTTATTGAGACCCCAGTATTGTATCCGCACGGTGTGACCCTCTGTTGATGATTGCCCTCTCCACCAGCCGTTTAATCTCATCTGTCTATCGTGCCTTACCGGCCAGGGAGTTTCCCTAACATCTGAGATATCAGATTTGCAGCTCGGAGAGGACAGATAATTCGGAATATCCCAAAGAAGGGCAAGGTACTGGCCGAGCCCCAAATCACTTACATAGAATTACTTACATAGAACAATCACTtacatagaattttttttttcttttcttttcttttcttttttattttcttgttgaaattataattaattctcaCGTCGAGAATTTTCAGTTACTTTACTTAGTATTATGCAGTGTTAGctgattattaataataagttaagacttattatagataaatataatttactcacatagaataaattcatttaattaattatgagaTTAATTCACTTACATAATTATGACATacaagtaaattttataaccacaaatttttaaatgttatactTTGAATCTGTtcttacatttaattttaattttaattttaatttaaaaaaaaaccttACAGCCAGTACCtctaaaatattcgataaaaattctgaTGAAACATTAATTGAAACATCTAAACGCAACAAAGAATggatataattatacaattttccaatatttcaaCATTCATTCATGTacatcgatttttattatcacatttgtttcatatctgaagaatatgtatttgttggcatcaaaatattctctgtttcAATCCTTGGTCATTTTAGATCGAGACTTCAAAATCTTCTtgattaaaattcttaaatttttttaaatgagaaTCATTAATTAGAGGACAAAAAGTTGcttcaattatttgaatattctgCTATTCAtacaataacatatttcattttaaattaaaacgagaataaatactattgtgtataaatttaatagaacgaCAAAGTAAATGTACAAAGTAGTTGCAAAGTAAATGAACAAATTGTACGAGGCAACTGTCATTAGCGTAATTTTAACGTGTACATTTACAGTATGATATTAACCATTATTTAGGATTGTTAAAGTGAATTAATGCGTAACTGCGTCATCCACGATTGACCATGATTATGGTAGTGATTATTGCTATAAATGAAGCTTAATAGTTGTCGAAAAGAATCACTCGAAAATCGCGTTCATAAATCATTCTCTCGTCTCGTATCGTGTTCGTCGGGCGGAAAACAAGATTGTGTTTTAAAGAAATCGCGTGTTCCGATTACTATCAAACTTACTGTGTCACTCGCATAGCAGAAGAGAAAGATTAAGATAAGGTCACCAATGAGCAAAACGTTTAACGTATAAGTGTGGTACATTAAAATTGAGTCCGCTGCAACCCTCATGACATTTAAAATCCTACGCGTATATTGAGTAAAgttgttatattaaatataatcatattaaatACAAGCTCGTAGGCTGGATTCCCAAATTATTTGGTTAAATACTTTGAATACGAGAATACCGAGTGTTAACAGTagtaaatcctctatatggtatgtttactttgctatcttgaataggtaaataacatttcacttTAACACATTTAACCAATATTATACGCATATGCACATAATGTTACtgttacatataatgatatatacgtagatatacacgttaattaaatcctctatatggtatttttatatcagtatcgtaaacattgtaaaccggaaatcttttattacacacgtacatatacagtcaatattattgttacatatagtgatacatacgttgatccacacattaattaaatcctctatatgctATTTctactttgctatcttgaatagataaataacatGTCGCTTCCAGATGTCAAATAATATTTGCCAAATGcacatataatgatataattacatataatgataataacaatataataattatatataatattgataataatgatataattacatataatgatatatacgttgatccacacattaattaaatcctccaTATGATACTTTTGTATCGGTGTCATGAACATTTTTCCCCGAACGACCTTCTATGACGCGTGTACGTATATCGagaatattattgtattatatatagtgatacatacgttgatatacacattaattaaatcctctatatagtatttttactttgctatcttgaatagataaataatctcgAATATAGACATACAGGTACACTTACGTTGATATACACCTTTGTACAAGGtgtcaaaaaattttttatcacggcgtttttttaagacgattttatagcttcgaaattgatcttgacacgattttcaatgtcaaattatttttctattgcatCATGTGATACTCATTAGGAGGAACGAAACTTctgttttcttagaaaaaatgtttgaaatttcattaattcctagattgattttatttatactttaaggTCAGATATGACATCAAATAATGTCAATACtaatatttagttatttgtcaatttatAGCATCTGAAAAATAAGATATCTTCGAGACAGCGTGGGTTTTCTTTCCAACTTTCTTAACtttcaacaataaaattttcgtcaaaCGATACAATCTATCCAACAAAGTTCTTGTAGACAGCCAATCTCGTAAGAACATAGATCTTCTTCAAGTATTATTCTTCACAATGCTTCGTGTGGAATTTCTACTTGACgagttattattaaacgattaaaagcttattattatacgataatgtaatatcgtacaatagctttgattggagatcggctgaaattagaaaacaccgtgtacgccgtctttttgtggtttgtttacatccaagagcgcctagtaacaatgacgcgagaaaagataagcagcgtcaaaacagaagtacggtttcatatttcaaggagtggcaatcgagaggccagagtatgtgagccgaaaagtgtgtgtgtgtgtgtgtgtgtgtgtgtgtgtgtgtgtgtgtgtgtgtgtgtgtgtgtgtgtgtgtgtgtgtgtgtgtgtgtgtgcatTTACCACTgacgaatataatatatatttgaaaggatggaaattttatttatccgACTATATGACCATACTCGGTTAAGTATCAACAGCGACTATCTAtcaaaaagattaaaaattttagcCATGTGATTTGGTCCCTTAAAGCGGGGATTTtagaagtaatatttttataataaaagaattcatGAAAAAGTTGTATTATCATACAACTAATGATAAAATGATCTGGTTCTTcattatataatgttctaaaatttgtcgtatatataggatgtacaaaccgtgatatcaaggtatcagttcttccttcccaagggacagtttcattaaaattctgatagaattaaaaattaattattaatattctaacaatcatatatgttaaatacgttatagtcaacgatatatacctgagcgaatgtaggggtgattccttgataattataaatgtcatcagcccacatcattgtgccacttctttgtactccagcctctagattaacagcctaaacaaacatacgaaattttatagaagctgtacaaaatatagtatatatgcgcaatattgaagcgttcaaggggatataaaggtaatgtacatcacatacacgtgtactctcatgcaacaaaatacaattagatttaatagtataagctcttttattcatcataatagattggaaatttaagtgtcttacgagggtgagtaaaaagttacccgctctgtcggtgtagaatttattttaagcaattgtcaaaaaagacatacatcattttttgacataatcactcgatttctgtatacactttgtccatttgccgaaggacctttgtattttctcattaaaaaatgttttgggctgagctgcgaaccacgaatgcatcgtcgtcttcaccttttcatcagctttttcggcatccatctcgcacaaactttttaaaatccaaatctgtcgtgcactattgcataagcagagccgtggctgatttgcaaatgatttgccacattatccagtgtcactcgtctattccatagagcataagttcatgagcacgttcaatgttgtcatcgtggatgtggacgggcgtccagctgttttttcataacactcgtgcgatcttctttgaacttttgtgcccattcaaacacacttcgtgacaaaacactttctccataatgtgcattaaatctttgataaatataggcatcaaacataacctccgaccacaagaaacgaatcacagcatcctgcactgttttcctgcaaatcaccattgcaaagcgccattactcgcgcaacggtcacaaacgaattgacgtaacacaaagaaacctgcgcagcagcactgaacagatattgacgtcatacgaagagtgcagatggatcaatacggtcgacagaagttttaactatctggagtgcggataaatttttactgagagtcgtataggaatctataatctgtaagtacacctttggctgaatggaaatttctcttacatatagtcaaaaatgctgaaactgtgtattgaattggaaagtgataaaaaataagtgaagtttcgaggttgcatgtgattgcatgagtacacaggacgtttttagcgaataaaaaataattttgaaagacacgagacttatcttgtattttatgcactctctgtgtccgaatttccagaagctctctatcttatgaagtgttttagattagccggaaaattttgtacgtacgtacaagaagtatacgatctaagtggaatattccattattctcttgatacaacagaaacgaaatttacagaacttctcagaaagttggtttattattaccaaattaatagaattaatacacgtttatcatctttacatacctaagtcgtggaggtttatcgtgcgtaaaaaattagtgtcgtttcaaagttacatttcgtacattttaagcctataatttgtaacgtacaaaacaatgtaaatttgagctgtttcttatctccacaataagaaaatccaactttacgttttttacacaatgatatttatggaacagtaatatcatattattgcatcgcttggagaatgaagtcaaggtacgatgtgaccctagtgtaaacgctgggatacccagctgtgccgcacttataagcataagacacaatacctattaaatacgaggttaattcatgttgtatcagcagtggtccgccgcggtcagcctgaaaggatcgttaaatttttaatcaaagatactgaaatatatcgatcgaattgtattgaaattatacttatatacagtaataatcttctattgatttgtgtattgaaatactccaatttataacgtacatgttatatgtattttgagcaaaactaagattagaaggaaattagattaaataccataacgaggtgtgagaagtgggcaaaactattaaattgtgtttatctattatttttaatgtttaagacgtcgatttgatgttaattcgaatcgacgtgtcttcagataccgtatagtttgtagtaactctgtaacttaattaccgtacaagaatcctctccaccctgagcatgttcggcgcatattataccatcagtgatatcaggtgcattaggaaatttggaataagctattttgcattcggcgttcttaatcactggcatttgtacttccattaatgcattacgtcgtggtcgtcctacgaagaaaataagaaagatatttaagactggaactatttaattttattataaaattgatatcacttactatatcttaatgctcccgatccagcaacaagggggttatagccgacgaagttgctctttcgtaggggctctttcgtacaaatgggatatacgtaccctgaaaaataaaaaaataaatgaaaatgcaggaaacgaatgaccaaaagtatgagaaagaattatacacgctttatgacacaatatatgtgtacagtaagaaatttcaggatatgatacttcagtaatactcaatagcatatatatatatatatatttgaggacttactcgaaaatggcacctcctccaccaatctaagaatggcaatattatgattgtgtatgttttctattccatccatatgtgcacaatgtgctgcggtcaaaacatgcctagccgatatcagggaacctccgcacttccatagtggtttgtctgggtttcggggattacgaaaacctaatgcagcgatccatggccaagcgcctaaaatgcaatagtcatagttgtgaatatacataattttttctcacataacgggtaacaacgattattacctattcgatattcgatcatacagcagacgataagtacatacgtacaaatactctgaaatagagatttgataaagacagaaattaaatttttattccagtggaatacaaattattaaataattctatataatttctatttgaactatactgaactataaagttcaaacgtgtaatttctgccctaacagtttttgatctctatccatattattactcctatatcaattttttatttcaagcaaaaagatactcttcctaacatgaagtaaaagaaagaaataattcaagttaataagtaaagttactaccgataaaatcatagcattattatttagtctaattgaaatgtacattgatgtgctgtttaatgcctttaaagttcattctttgcagtaaatggcttattattaatcggaaagaaagacataaaacgtaccaagttcagctggtttaccatcgaccaccctggtatgagagacgctgctaaaaccacagtatggtggtcgcaaagccttatacttatacacagtttttattaaaatttctctcttctctttgtttggatcgttcggacagcaaacgatcgtaacattgccctggtatctgcacactgatcgtctataaaaatcggtggctgtacggtactgtatctgccatatttcttgcagaggtttacattttctgtagtcaaggcacctgccttcttgattgtccggtgtggtacattctggatcaaacaattttaaaacatttatacagttcaaagatgcgtaagaaagcgacaccgattactcaactttcgaagtaaaaggccgatcaagtccaccggattgccctacagacacgtattaatccgtaagagttagtcatcatgttgataataattatctaaagaaacttttcacgtgaaaatataaaattttaattgattagatattgtgttagccatacttaagaaagaaaatgaaaatgaatgaaatgaaagaaaaggactaccttcaacctcatgttttaaataaacactttgtcagttttgcggtaaataaattcttaggaattcaggacagtttttagtgtgaatcattttgtttcgaccgttcgcggagagacgcgatcgcgagatagcacgtcaacgagagttgtaagttcccgttacgattaaataatcgacgccacgaactgatcgatccccttatttcgattatgataataagggtagttcaacgaaattccacagaattaacacaaataaattaatgtttatttcaacaacttattaactagaaagatataaatggaacaaaaaaaatgtaactgcgttttggttgataagtaatgcgcgacataccacatgtgttgacggttcgacatctcgaaaagttctgaacgcctttcgatttttttcgttttttctggaaggcgacccccactacgttcggatcacgccacattcttttacgcgaggtaaaatacgggccacgagtcgacgtttctggaagtcgccctgcttaatgaaccatgcgcttgccactacaatgtttgtttgccgggcagacacgacgatccatctgcgacattatagtgccgcgatcgatagttaagaatatgacctatggtaagccgcatggcgtaacattctccccccgttgagagggtaccgatcaaactagggaggtgtggttgaagttcccatcttatttcgtctcggtggctagttgttcgggtttctcgagatcgggttgaattggcagtgggacaagccttttgacgccccgatccaaaatgctctttgccgtctgaactgtagctgtccggatgacaccatcggcgcctggatgaatcttgataactcggcccagaggccaatgcatggagggaacgttgtcctctctgaggatgacgattgtgcccttttggatgctgtgtccacccttgctccatttattgcggttggttagctcgttcaaatactccttatgccagcggttccaaaaatgttgtttaagctgttggatatgctgccatttggagagtcggttcgatggaatgtccctgaaatctcgatcacgtaagcacattaatgaatcgccaatgaggaaatgtccgggagtgggggctaggagatcatttggatcggtggagatagaagttagagggcgggaattgaggactgcttctatttctatgataagagtattacggtgttaagctcatatgtttctgtttctccactcgcgctgcgccataatatcctttgatatttccgatcctctggtcgtacgaggaattgccgatacaggaattttctcgatgtcgccagtgagtacgtactgatgagcgcggaatctaattaatatgcaaaataaattgtgaattgattcgagaatataggatttccccattttcatgattatcgtgatttttgtataaatatattttttaagatactaataattaggtacttataaattagtattatcaattattttgcatttataattccgcctctagtataagtgttaattgaaaactaactttatgtttgaaaaagtactagcaaagtcgttgagtaacaagccactgatgctaacacaaatagcattgtcgtaattaaatatttctaaatattcatttttcattt
This genomic stretch from Bombus huntii isolate Logan2020A unplaced genomic scaffold, iyBomHunt1.1 ctg00000154.1, whole genome shotgun sequence harbors:
- the LOC126877376 gene encoding venom serine protease Bi-VSP-like, with amino-acid sequence MPVIKNAECKIAYSKFPNAPDITDGIICAEHAQGGEDSCTADRGGPLLIQHELTSYLIGIVSYAYKCGTAGYPSVYTRVTSYLDFILQAMQ
- the LOC126877375 gene encoding uncharacterized protein LOC126877375, whose protein sequence is MVNQLNLAVNLEAGVQRSGTMMWADDIYNYQGITPTFAQNFNETVPWEGRTDTLISRFVHPIYTTNFRTLYNEEPDHFIISCMIIQLFHEFFYYKNITSKIPALRDQITWLKFLIFLIDSRC